The Pseudanabaena galeata CCNP1313 genome includes a region encoding these proteins:
- a CDS encoding UDP-glucuronic acid decarboxylase family protein has product MKIVVTGGAGFIGSHLVDRLMNSGHEVICIDNLYTGRKSNNAQWSENPNFQFIEHDVVNSIEIDNIDQIYHLACPASPVHYQSDPIKTAKTNFLGTLNMLELAKKSKARILLASTSEVYGDPLIHPQVESYWGNVNCTGIRSCYDEGKRISETITFDYHRQFNVEVRVARIFNTHGERMLENDGRVVSNFVVQALKGIPLTVYGDGAQTRSFCYVSDLVEGLMRLMNGSYIGPVNLGNPGEYTILQLAQTIQHMIDPTTELIFKPLPQDDPQRRQPDISQAKVHLDWEPKVPLKEGLLKTIAYFRDYLNTNQL; this is encoded by the coding sequence ATGAAAATTGTAGTTACTGGTGGTGCAGGTTTTATAGGATCACACTTAGTTGATCGACTGATGAATTCTGGGCATGAAGTTATTTGCATTGACAATCTATATACAGGGCGAAAATCAAATAATGCTCAATGGAGCGAAAACCCGAATTTTCAATTCATTGAGCATGATGTTGTTAATTCGATCGAGATTGATAATATTGATCAAATCTATCACCTTGCTTGCCCAGCTTCACCTGTGCATTATCAATCCGATCCCATTAAAACCGCTAAAACCAACTTTTTAGGAACTCTAAATATGTTGGAATTAGCAAAGAAATCTAAAGCACGGATTTTGCTAGCATCAACTTCAGAAGTATATGGTGATCCTCTAATTCATCCACAGGTCGAAAGCTATTGGGGAAATGTCAACTGTACAGGTATTCGTAGCTGCTACGATGAAGGGAAACGCATTTCCGAGACCATAACTTTTGACTACCACCGTCAGTTCAATGTTGAGGTGCGCGTTGCGCGAATTTTCAACACCCACGGGGAGCGAATGCTAGAAAATGACGGGCGTGTAGTTAGTAATTTTGTGGTTCAAGCCCTTAAAGGAATTCCTCTGACCGTCTATGGAGATGGCGCTCAAACCCGTAGCTTCTGCTATGTCTCAGATCTTGTTGAAGGATTGATGCGTCTGATGAATGGAAGTTATATTGGACCTGTTAATTTGGGCAATCCTGGGGAATATACAATTTTACAATTGGCTCAAACTATTCAGCACATGATTGATCCCACGACAGAATTGATTTTTAAGCCTTTACCTCAAGATGATCCCCAACGTCGTCAGCCTGACATCTCGCAAGCAAAGGTTCATTTAGATTGGGAGCCAAAAGTTCCCTTAAAAGAGGGACTTTTGAAGACGATCGCTTATTTCCGCGATTATCTCAATACCAATCAATTATAA
- the ppk2 gene encoding polyphosphate kinase 2, translating to MSKSKKDKGGKSKKSKIKIEETLVDSDLGDRSEDMTDDGLNAKSTDLPRLSKKSYEKELKHIQVELVKLQEWVKHQGLKVVVVFEGRDAAGKGGAIKSITQSLNPRICRIVALGKPSDQERTQWYFQRYAAELPAAGEIVLFDRSWYNRAGVEHVMGYCTHEEYVEFLRSCPEFENMLQRSGIILIKYWFSVNDTEQENRFQDRIKDPRKRWKFSPMDLEARTRWVEYSKAKDDMFNATDTELSPWYVIDGDDKRRARLNCVNHLLAKIPYEDVLPKPFDLPPLQNKMVYVRPPMHLQKFIPDVTAHLK from the coding sequence ATGTCTAAATCTAAAAAAGATAAAGGCGGTAAGTCCAAAAAATCGAAAATTAAAATCGAAGAGACTTTAGTTGATTCAGATTTAGGCGATCGCTCCGAAGATATGACTGATGATGGATTGAATGCTAAATCAACTGACTTGCCCAGACTGTCGAAGAAAAGTTATGAAAAGGAACTAAAGCACATACAAGTTGAACTTGTTAAACTGCAAGAATGGGTCAAACATCAAGGGCTGAAAGTAGTTGTTGTGTTTGAAGGAAGAGATGCTGCTGGTAAGGGTGGTGCTATCAAAAGTATTACTCAATCTCTAAATCCGCGTATTTGTCGAATTGTTGCGCTGGGTAAACCTTCAGATCAAGAGCGTACTCAGTGGTATTTTCAGCGCTACGCAGCCGAATTACCTGCGGCGGGTGAGATTGTGCTATTTGATCGCAGTTGGTACAACCGTGCAGGTGTCGAACATGTGATGGGCTATTGTACCCATGAGGAGTATGTGGAGTTTTTGCGTTCCTGTCCTGAGTTTGAAAATATGCTTCAGCGATCGGGAATTATTTTGATTAAATATTGGTTTTCAGTCAATGATACTGAACAGGAAAACCGCTTTCAAGATCGGATTAAAGATCCCCGCAAGCGTTGGAAGTTTAGTCCCATGGATTTAGAGGCAAGGACTAGATGGGTGGAATATTCTAAAGCGAAGGATGACATGTTTAATGCCACCGATACTGAGCTATCTCCTTGGTATGTGATTGATGGCGATGATAAGCGGAGGGCGCGTCTCAACTGTGTTAATCATTTATTAGCCAAAATCCCCTATGAGGACGTTCTGCCCAAGCCTTTTGACTTGCCTCCTTTACAAAACAAAATGGTCTATGTTCGCCCTCCAATGCATTTACAGAAATTTATTCCCGATGTAACAGCCCATTTAAAATAA
- a CDS encoding murein hydrolase activator EnvC family protein, whose translation MTSKPWWIYLGMVFVAIAIIYCLILGRIAPAQAQSVEELKNYQNFVDQQRQIIQKQQEQINALTKPAQSRLDALRRNVRVTDTQIKDNEKKIRQAREQLQKLSTKLQELEYDLNKRRGTTTARLRYLQRQQLQRWWVTLLSSQDLNQFADRRRQIERIYDRDRKLLADLTQRSNQVEKQRNQITAQRNEVELLTQKLKYQKANIEAEVVAQQNTIERLKSDNQALSQAEDRLAEDSRRLSQIILAKVQPYDGLILPPGTGQLMYPTIGPVTSNFGWRIHPILGTERFHAGIDFGADYGSLIYASEQGRVIYADWYGGYGNAVIIDHGNGMTTLYAHCSELYVKDGDVVAKGQPIAAVGSTGFSTGPHLHFELRANGEPIDPAAYL comes from the coding sequence ATGACTAGCAAGCCTTGGTGGATCTACTTGGGCATGGTGTTTGTGGCGATCGCAATCATCTATTGCTTAATTTTAGGAAGGATTGCACCTGCACAAGCCCAGTCCGTAGAGGAGTTAAAAAACTATCAAAACTTTGTCGATCAACAGCGTCAAATCATCCAGAAGCAACAGGAACAAATTAACGCACTCACTAAACCTGCCCAATCTCGACTTGATGCTCTAAGAAGGAATGTGCGGGTAACTGATACTCAAATTAAAGACAATGAGAAAAAAATTCGTCAGGCAAGAGAGCAACTCCAAAAACTCAGCACTAAACTACAAGAACTAGAATATGACCTCAATAAAAGACGGGGTACAACTACGGCGCGATTGCGCTATTTGCAGAGGCAACAACTACAGCGTTGGTGGGTAACTCTGCTCAGCAGTCAAGATCTCAATCAATTTGCCGATCGCCGTCGTCAAATTGAACGTATTTATGACAGAGATCGGAAGCTACTTGCAGATTTGACCCAAAGATCTAATCAGGTTGAAAAGCAGCGTAATCAAATCACTGCTCAAAGAAATGAGGTGGAACTATTAACTCAAAAGCTGAAATACCAAAAAGCCAATATTGAAGCCGAGGTGGTCGCGCAACAAAATACAATCGAACGACTTAAGAGCGATAATCAAGCCTTATCTCAAGCTGAAGATCGTCTTGCGGAAGATTCACGCCGTTTATCACAAATTATTTTGGCAAAAGTTCAGCCTTACGATGGACTAATACTCCCTCCTGGAACTGGACAGCTAATGTATCCCACGATTGGGCCAGTTACGAGTAACTTTGGCTGGCGTATACATCCCATTCTGGGTACTGAGCGCTTTCACGCAGGCATTGACTTTGGTGCGGATTACGGCAGTCTTATCTATGCTAGTGAGCAGGGGCGAGTGATTTATGCTGACTGGTATGGAGGCTATGGTAATGCTGTGATTATTGATCATGGCAATGGTATGACTACACTTTACGCCCATTGTAGTGAGTTATATGTCAAGGATGGAGATGTCGTTGCAAAAGGACAACCGATCGCTGCTGTTGGTTCGACAGGCTTTTCAACGGGGCCACATTTGCACTTTGAGTTACGAGCTAATGGTGAGCCTATTGATCCCGCTGCATATTTATAA
- a CDS encoding polysaccharide biosynthesis/export family protein: protein MHISQLGKLILLTLIAYTPLPAWAQNTTIEKPSASESSNSNLKPLVNLNGGKQTLSVSESQDTFRYTLGAGDNIRIEVFNVPELSGTQTIAPDGTINVSLIGAVKLEGLGLDEANALLREKLNPFLVRNIVNISLISPRPLNIAIVGEVNRPGPRFLTYVGTAGLGSNAATLTRALESASGITSRADISNIQISRRDGTLGRRIIKVNLQDLLEKGDISQDIRILDGDSILVPPFSEASASQTRTVSNSTFSPDTFTIQVAIVGEVNRVGPQTLVYSRNGVVPTGLTGETTSAGTASGGGPVTLSRALQAANGVTEVADIRNVQISRLNDKGQRTIVKANLLDLITKADLSQDITLTDGDLITVPRLEKTNPADYQQIAKATFSPTVITVQVVGEAVRPGPLQLRPNSSFTEAISFAGGLTNDADWRAVELYRVNPDGSIMRRNLVADLNLPLSEESNPGLRDRDVIVVRPSFGAGILNSATRFLGNIVAPFTLIDNLFRR from the coding sequence ATGCATATATCTCAACTTGGCAAATTAATTCTATTGACATTGATTGCTTATACTCCTTTACCCGCTTGGGCGCAGAATACTACAATTGAAAAGCCATCTGCATCAGAGTCGTCAAATTCTAATCTCAAACCATTAGTTAATCTTAATGGTGGTAAACAGACTTTAAGTGTTAGTGAATCTCAAGACACATTTCGCTACACTCTAGGCGCAGGAGACAATATCAGAATTGAAGTTTTTAATGTGCCAGAGCTATCTGGAACTCAAACGATCGCTCCTGATGGAACGATTAATGTCTCCTTAATTGGGGCAGTCAAGCTAGAAGGATTAGGACTAGATGAAGCCAACGCTTTACTACGCGAGAAACTAAACCCTTTTCTAGTGCGTAATATTGTCAATATATCCTTGATTTCTCCCCGTCCCCTAAATATTGCGATCGTGGGCGAAGTAAACCGTCCCGGACCCCGTTTCTTAACCTATGTAGGAACTGCGGGTTTAGGAAGTAATGCCGCTACGTTAACTAGAGCATTGGAATCTGCTTCAGGAATTACCTCAAGAGCAGATATTAGTAACATTCAAATTTCACGTCGTGATGGGACTCTAGGTCGCCGCATCATTAAAGTCAATCTCCAAGACCTACTAGAGAAAGGTGATATTAGCCAAGATATTCGTATTCTTGACGGTGATTCAATTCTTGTACCGCCATTTTCTGAAGCAAGTGCATCCCAAACTCGAACTGTTAGCAACTCTACTTTTTCCCCTGATACGTTTACGATTCAAGTCGCGATCGTCGGTGAAGTTAATCGAGTTGGCCCACAAACTCTTGTTTACTCTAGAAATGGCGTTGTTCCCACTGGGCTTACAGGGGAAACTACATCGGCTGGCACTGCATCAGGCGGAGGTCCAGTTACCCTCAGTCGCGCCTTACAAGCGGCAAATGGGGTAACTGAAGTTGCCGATATTCGTAATGTCCAGATTTCCCGTTTGAATGATAAGGGGCAACGCACAATTGTTAAAGCAAACTTGCTGGATTTGATTACCAAAGCCGATCTCAGTCAAGATATTACTTTAACTGACGGTGATCTAATTACTGTACCTCGACTAGAGAAAACAAATCCTGCTGATTATCAACAAATTGCTAAGGCAACTTTTTCGCCTACAGTAATTACTGTACAAGTAGTTGGAGAAGCGGTTCGACCAGGACCGTTACAACTGAGACCCAATAGTTCGTTTACCGAAGCTATTTCCTTTGCAGGGGGTCTGACGAATGATGCTGATTGGCGAGCCGTTGAGCTTTATCGGGTCAATCCCGATGGTTCGATTATGCGCCGCAATCTAGTTGCTGATTTGAATCTTCCATTAAGTGAAGAGTCGAATCCAGGATTACGCGATCGCGATGTAATTGTGGTTCGCCCCTCCTTTGGAGCAGGCATTCTCAACTCAGCTACTAGATTTCTCGGAAACATTGTTGCTCCTTTCACATTAATTGATAACCTCTTTAGAAGATAA
- the psbA gene encoding photosystem II q(b) protein, with product MTTAVQRRESASIWDQFCNWITSTDNRLYVGWFGVIMIPCLLSATICFIIAFVGAPPVDIDGIREPVAGSLLFGNNMISGAVVPSSNAIGLHFYPIWEADSLDEWLYNGGPYQLVVFHFLLGIFCYMGREWELSYRLGMRPWIAVAYSAPVAAATAVFLIYPIGQGSFSDGMPLGISGTFNFMIVFQAEHNILMHPFHMLGVAGVFGGSLFSAMHGSLVTSSLIRETTENESQNAGYKFGQEEETYNIVAAHGYFGRLIFQYASFNNSRSLHFFLALWPVVGIWFTALGVSTMAFNLNGFNFNQSISDSQGRVVPSWADVINRANLGMEVMHERNAHNFPLDLAAVDVAPVAMAAPAING from the coding sequence ATGACCACAGCAGTACAAAGACGCGAAAGCGCTTCCATCTGGGATCAGTTTTGCAATTGGATTACCAGCACCGACAACCGCCTCTATGTAGGTTGGTTCGGCGTAATCATGATCCCTTGCTTACTCTCCGCCACCATTTGCTTCATCATCGCCTTCGTTGGCGCACCTCCAGTCGATATCGACGGAATCCGCGAACCAGTAGCAGGCAGCTTGCTATTCGGAAACAACATGATTTCTGGCGCAGTCGTACCCTCTTCAAACGCGATTGGCCTGCACTTTTACCCCATTTGGGAAGCAGATAGCCTTGATGAATGGCTATACAACGGTGGTCCTTACCAATTGGTAGTATTCCACTTCTTGCTCGGCATTTTCTGCTACATGGGACGTGAATGGGAATTGTCTTACCGCCTCGGTATGCGTCCTTGGATCGCAGTAGCATACTCTGCTCCCGTAGCAGCAGCAACCGCAGTATTCTTGATCTACCCAATCGGACAAGGATCATTCTCTGACGGTATGCCTTTGGGTATCTCTGGTACTTTCAACTTCATGATCGTATTCCAAGCAGAACACAACATCTTGATGCATCCTTTCCACATGTTGGGAGTAGCAGGTGTGTTCGGCGGTTCTTTGTTCAGTGCCATGCACGGTTCACTCGTAACCTCCAGCTTGATTCGTGAAACAACTGAAAACGAAAGCCAAAACGCTGGTTACAAATTCGGACAAGAAGAAGAAACCTACAACATCGTTGCAGCCCACGGCTACTTCGGTCGCTTGATTTTCCAATACGCTTCCTTCAACAATAGCCGTTCCTTGCACTTCTTCTTGGCTCTATGGCCAGTAGTTGGCATCTGGTTCACAGCATTGGGCGTAAGCACAATGGCTTTCAACTTGAACGGATTCAACTTCAACCAATCGATTTCTGACAGCCAAGGACGAGTAGTACCTAGCTGGGCAGACGTAATCAACCGCGCTAACTTGGGCATGGAAGTAATGCACGAGCGCAATGCTCACAACTTCCCTCTCGATTTGGCAGCAGTTGATGTAGCACCAGTAGCAATGGCTGCTCCTGCTATCAACGGTTAA
- a CDS encoding HAD-IA family hydrolase, which produces MRSPQVIFVDAVGTLFGVKGSVGEQYAKIATDFNVSLDPQLINRAFYQAFQAAPKIAFPDLPQSDIPLAEYQWWRSLAEQTFSQTGDLTKFLDFETFFKSLYAYFATAEPWFIYEDTWLALDTWKKQDITLGVLSNFDSRIYSVMKALRLEDYFTSITISTEIGAAKPDSLIFEAALAKHQIERSPNLAWHIGDSFGEDYLGATNAGITAFWLDRDRQPTTNPAKQAARTIDKLTSLITDLATDSALRSLS; this is translated from the coding sequence ATGCGATCGCCTCAGGTTATTTTTGTAGATGCAGTTGGTACTCTGTTTGGAGTGAAAGGTAGCGTTGGTGAACAATATGCCAAAATTGCCACAGATTTTAATGTTAGCCTCGATCCTCAGTTAATTAACCGTGCTTTTTACCAAGCTTTTCAAGCCGCACCCAAGATCGCTTTTCCAGATTTGCCCCAGTCTGACATCCCCCTCGCTGAATATCAATGGTGGCGATCGCTTGCTGAGCAGACCTTTAGCCAAACAGGTGATTTAACAAAATTTTTAGATTTCGAGACATTCTTTAAAAGCCTATATGCCTACTTTGCTACGGCTGAGCCTTGGTTTATTTACGAAGATACTTGGCTAGCCTTGGATACATGGAAAAAGCAGGACATTACTTTGGGTGTCTTATCAAATTTTGATAGTCGGATCTACTCAGTCATGAAAGCGTTGAGGCTAGAAGATTACTTCACTTCGATCACCATATCTACTGAGATTGGGGCTGCTAAACCCGATTCCTTAATATTTGAAGCGGCGCTAGCTAAACATCAAATTGAGCGATCGCCTAATTTGGCATGGCATATTGGCGATAGTTTTGGTGAAGATTATCTGGGGGCGACTAATGCGGGAATTACAGCATTCTGGCTAGATCGCGATCGCCAACCTACGACTAATCCAGCGAAACAAGCTGCACGTACCATTGATAAGTTGACTTCTCTCATAACAGATCTCGCTACAGATAGCGCTTTGCGCTCCCTGTCGTAA
- a CDS encoding riboflavin synthase → MFTGLIQTIGLIEQRDHARLVIHCPDIVAKIAIGDSVAVNGVCLTATHVSETNFVADVSPETLGRTNLGDRKLKYVNLEMALAVGDRIGGHFVSGHIDGVGKLSDRALVGNSWELSFEAIPEVARYVVFKGSITINGISLTISYCNDSGSNFRVAVIPHTYDNTTLKYLDIGSSVHLEGDLLGKYVEKFLKSSHMTPHNLAAPAITPAFLLENGW, encoded by the coding sequence ATGTTTACAGGACTCATTCAAACTATCGGACTTATTGAGCAACGCGATCATGCGCGTCTGGTCATTCATTGTCCTGACATCGTTGCCAAAATTGCGATCGGCGATAGTGTTGCTGTCAATGGTGTATGTCTGACTGCAACGCATGTCTCTGAGACCAACTTTGTGGCTGATGTCTCACCTGAAACTTTAGGAAGAACTAATTTAGGCGATCGCAAATTAAAGTATGTCAATTTAGAAATGGCTCTAGCAGTGGGCGATCGCATTGGTGGACATTTTGTGTCTGGGCATATCGATGGGGTGGGGAAATTAAGCGATCGCGCCTTAGTTGGAAATTCATGGGAGTTAAGCTTTGAAGCTATTCCTGAAGTGGCGCGTTACGTTGTCTTTAAAGGCAGTATTACGATTAATGGGATTAGCCTGACGATTTCCTACTGCAATGATTCAGGCTCAAATTTTCGGGTAGCTGTCATCCCCCATACTTATGACAACACCACTTTGAAATATCTGGATATAGGTAGTTCAGTGCATTTAGAGGGTGATTTGCTGGGTAAATATGTGGAGAAATTTCTTAAGTCAAGTCATATGACTCCACACAATCTCGCTGCTCCTGCCATAACTCCAGCATTTCTCTTGGAAAATGGTTGGTAA
- a CDS encoding pentapeptide repeat-containing protein, whose translation MAKEEFIKLLHQGVDIWNEWRESAPDMRGVDLSEIQLEGLNLTGIDLSMVNLRGAKLHNVNLSSANLRGADLSMANLRGIELKQANLSASHMSMVCLSEANLSQANLSGADLRGSNLRLAKLDLADLSTTKLNMSSLNGASMVGAILIGSNLSRAEIREANLAGTDFSRANLSEADLSHSNLNVSTLVGTDLIGATLVDIDLSESNLSRANLIGANLYRANLCGCDLIGADLRGTNCSEAYFIGADLSRADLNRAEFTSANLSKANFSGASTETTDFQDAILPDVW comes from the coding sequence GTGGCGAAAGAAGAATTTATAAAACTGCTTCATCAAGGCGTGGATATCTGGAACGAGTGGAGAGAATCCGCCCCTGATATGCGTGGTGTTGATCTGAGTGAAATTCAGCTAGAGGGACTCAACCTGACAGGGATCGACCTGAGTATGGTTAACTTGCGTGGGGCAAAGTTGCATAACGTAAATCTATCATCGGCTAACTTGCGCGGGGCAGACTTAAGTATGGCTAATCTTAGGGGGATCGAACTCAAACAAGCAAATCTGAGCGCTTCCCATATGAGTATGGTTTGTTTGAGTGAAGCTAATCTTAGTCAAGCCAATTTAAGTGGTGCAGATCTTCGCGGCTCCAATCTGCGTTTGGCTAAACTTGATCTCGCCGATCTATCAACCACTAAGCTCAATATGTCTAGCTTGAATGGAGCTAGCATGGTTGGCGCAATTCTCATTGGATCAAATTTAAGCCGAGCTGAGATAAGGGAAGCTAATCTTGCAGGCACTGATTTTAGTCGTGCTAATTTGAGCGAAGCCGATCTCTCCCATAGCAATCTCAATGTTTCGACATTGGTTGGTACAGATCTGATTGGTGCAACTCTAGTAGATATTGACTTAAGTGAGTCAAATCTATCTAGGGCAAATTTAATTGGGGCAAACCTTTATCGGGCTAATCTCTGTGGCTGCGATCTCATAGGAGCGGATCTACGCGGGACAAATTGTAGTGAAGCCTATTTTATTGGAGCCGATTTAAGTCGTGCCGATCTCAATCGGGCTGAGTTTACTAGTGCCAATCTTAGTAAAGCGAACTTTAGTGGCGCAAGTACTGAAACTACTGACTTTCAAGATGCGATTTTGCCAGATGTTTGGTAA
- the ndk gene encoding nucleoside-diphosphate kinase, protein MERTFLAVKPDGVQRHLIGEIIRRYETKGFKLVGLKLLQPTRELAESHYAVHKERPFFAGLVDFITSGPVVAMVWEGDGVVASARKIIGATNPLTAEPGTIRGDFGVNIGRNIIHGSDAIETAQTEINLWFKPEELVEWQPNLTAWVYE, encoded by the coding sequence ATGGAACGTACTTTTTTGGCAGTCAAGCCCGATGGCGTGCAACGTCACCTAATCGGAGAAATTATCCGTCGTTATGAGACTAAAGGCTTTAAGCTCGTCGGACTGAAATTGTTGCAACCAACCCGCGAACTAGCCGAAAGCCACTATGCAGTTCATAAGGAAAGACCATTCTTTGCTGGTCTAGTTGACTTTATTACCTCAGGGCCAGTAGTCGCCATGGTATGGGAAGGCGACGGTGTAGTTGCTTCAGCACGCAAGATTATCGGTGCAACTAATCCTCTTACTGCGGAACCAGGTACTATTCGTGGAGACTTTGGCGTAAATATTGGACGTAACATTATTCATGGTTCCGATGCGATCGAAACTGCTCAAACCGAGATTAATCTTTGGTTTAAGCCTGAAGAATTAGTCGAGTGGCAACCAAACTTAACCGCTTGGGTTTACGAATAA
- a CDS encoding UDP-glucose dehydrogenase family protein, producing MRVCVIGTGYVGLVTGACLAYIGHDVICVDNNEEKVKLMKSGQSPIHEPGLPEVIAESIRQGKIEFTTDIAAGVQHGEILFIAVGTPSLADGRSDMRYVEAVARSIGESLTEGYRVIVNKSTVPIGSGDWVRMIVMDGMSGKSNIDQIQFDVVSNPEFLREGVAVFDTFNPDRIVVGSGSDRALKLMQELYQPIIDRSFAEDKTLPPVPVVVTDLNSAEMIKYAANAFLATKISFVNEVANICDRVGADVKEVAKGIGLDSRIGSKFLQAGIGWGGSCFGKDVSALIYTAEDYGYSTEILKACVRVNELQRTLVVEKLQQALKILKGKTIGLLGMTFKPDTDDMRDAPALTLIDQLSRLGARVKAYDPLVSQSGLRQGFSNVIVETDLERLADGCDAVVLVTDWQEFLAIDYAKMLTLMAHPVIIDARNFLDGKELKALGYHYIGIGR from the coding sequence ATGCGTGTTTGTGTAATTGGAACTGGTTATGTGGGTTTAGTCACTGGTGCTTGTCTTGCCTATATTGGTCATGACGTGATTTGTGTCGATAATAACGAAGAAAAAGTCAAACTGATGAAATCAGGGCAATCGCCAATCCATGAGCCGGGATTGCCTGAAGTGATCGCTGAGTCAATTCGTCAAGGGAAAATCGAATTTACAACGGATATTGCGGCAGGTGTACAGCATGGTGAGATTTTATTTATTGCCGTGGGTACGCCATCTCTGGCTGATGGACGTAGTGATATGCGCTATGTAGAAGCCGTTGCCCGCAGCATTGGCGAAAGTCTCACGGAAGGATATCGTGTAATCGTGAATAAGTCCACAGTGCCGATTGGTTCTGGTGACTGGGTACGCATGATCGTAATGGATGGAATGTCGGGCAAGAGCAATATCGATCAGATTCAGTTTGATGTGGTGAGTAACCCTGAATTTCTGCGTGAGGGTGTCGCAGTTTTTGATACCTTCAATCCCGATCGCATTGTAGTTGGTAGTGGTAGCGATCGCGCTCTGAAGTTGATGCAAGAGCTTTATCAACCAATTATTGATCGTTCTTTTGCCGAAGACAAAACTTTGCCGCCAGTGCCTGTGGTTGTTACTGATCTGAACTCTGCGGAGATGATTAAATATGCTGCGAATGCATTTCTCGCCACTAAGATCAGTTTTGTGAATGAAGTTGCAAATATCTGCGATCGCGTCGGTGCAGATGTAAAGGAAGTTGCTAAGGGAATTGGATTAGATTCGCGCATTGGCTCTAAATTCTTACAAGCAGGGATTGGCTGGGGCGGCTCCTGCTTTGGCAAAGATGTTTCGGCTCTAATTTATACTGCCGAGGACTATGGATACTCCACAGAGATTTTAAAAGCTTGTGTACGGGTGAATGAATTGCAGCGGACTTTAGTCGTGGAGAAGTTGCAGCAAGCCCTGAAAATTCTCAAGGGTAAAACCATTGGTTTATTGGGCATGACCTTTAAGCCTGATACTGATGATATGCGTGATGCACCTGCTTTAACTTTAATTGATCAGCTCAGCCGTTTGGGAGCCAGAGTTAAAGCCTACGATCCCCTAGTTTCTCAATCGGGATTGCGTCAAGGTTTTTCTAATGTGATTGTCGAAACCGATCTAGAGCGTCTAGCCGATGGCTGTGATGCGGTGGTTTTGGTAACAGATTGGCAAGAATTCTTGGCGATCGACTATGCCAAAATGTTGACACTGATGGCGCACCCCGTCATTATCGATGCTCGTAACTTCCTTGATGGCAAGGAGCTAAAAGCGTTGGGATATCATTATATTGGTATTGGGCGATAA